Below is a genomic region from Geoglobus acetivorans.
GCCCAGCCCGAGGTGGGTGTGATAGTCCAGTTCAAGAGGCTGCCCTCCCTGGACACGATCTACCAGATAGCCGCCATCCTCGGAGCTGAGGTCTACCACATAGACAGGGGCATCAACGCCGCCATCTTCAAGCTCGTCGACAAGCCGAAGCTGAAGCAGTTCATCCTGCAGAACGCCAGCAGGTTCGACGTCGCGAGCGTGTACGTCGACTTCGTCATGAGGGTTCCCGAGAGGCCCAACCCTCCGAACCCGCCTGCGAAGCCTGAGAGGCCTGAAAGGGCTCCAGATAACAGGACCAACAACACCATCGAGAGGCCAGACTACCGCCCCTGGGTCGGCAACCCACACAGGCCTGTGGAGCTCCCACCCCAGGCGGAGGGTGTGAACAGAACCGTCAGGGAGGTTGTGATTGAGAGGAAGCAGGCCGAAAATGCCGTGTGGAACGACAAGCTGATCGCAGCCTCGGACCTCTGGAAGGAGAACATCACGGGCAGGCAGGTCGTGATAGCAATCCTGGACACGGGGGTCGACGAGAACCACCCGATGCTGAACGGCTCTGTCATAGGCGCGATAAGCTTCGTGGAGGGTGAAAGCCCGCATGACTACAACGGACACGGGACGCATGTGGCGGGAATAGCTGCAGGCAGGCCGGTGCAGATAAACAAGGACGGCAGGCTCGTGTGGGTGAGCGGAGTCGCCCCAAACGCTGCCATCCTGAACGTCAAGGTCCTGGACAGGAACGGTGCGGGCTCGCTGAGCACGGTGATAAAGGGGCTGGACTACGTCGCCGAATGGCACGACAGGCACCCCGACGTCCCCATAGTGGTCAGCATGAGCCTCGGGACCCCGTTCGGCAACCCCTCTGACCCTGTCAGCCAGAAGGTCAACTGGCTCGTCAGGGAGAAGAGGATCCCCGTGGTTGTCGCTGCTGGCAACGAGTTCCTGGTGATAGACAGCCCGGGTCTTGCCGAGAACGCCATCACAGTAGCAGCAGTGGACAGCCAGGGCAAGGTGGCGTCGTTCAGCGGTAAGGGTCCGGGGACAAACTGGAAGGACATCAAGCCGGACATCGCCGCTCCTGGCGTTAAGATCCCGTCGGCGAGGGCGAACTCGAGGGACCTCATCGAGATGTCAGGAACGTCGATGGCGACTCCGCACGTCAGCGGCGTCGTGGCGTTGATCCTGGAGGAGAACCCCGACCTGAAGGACAAGCCTGAACGCATTAAGGAACTGCTTGAGGCTACGGCCAAGGACGACCCATCACAGCCCGAGATCTGGGAGGGGGCGGGCATAGTCGATGCTTACGCTGCCGTGAAGAAGCTGCCGAAGAGGACGGGCTTCGCCCTCAGCTCCCCGCTCGACTGGGTGAAGAGCCTGTTCGGAGGTGGGTAGGTTGTTTTGGTTAGTCTTGTACATTCTGCTGCTTCCCATAGCAGCTCTGAGGGATCTGAAAGAAAACGTGTCTAAACTTTGCAGGAGGTGGAAGTAATGGAGTTGGATTATGGTCTGGTGTGGGGGTACGTGAGCAAAACATCGGCATTTTCTGCACTGTCTCTCGGAGGTATTGTTAGCGTGGTCTGGGCCATTGCCCTGCTTGTAGCACTGTATTATGTCTGGAGCAACGGAGTTCTGTTGAATTACATAATCTATGGCATACTGAACTTGGTCTTCGCGATTGCTGGCGTGGTTTTAGCAGTAATTGTAGGGCTGGTCCTGTTGATACTCGGCCCACTGGCCATCTTGGCAGCGGTAGTCGTGGCCACCCTCCCGGT
It encodes:
- a CDS encoding S8 family peptidase — protein: MRLLPIFLILLLAAYPAAAFDFSSVFKPLDDLFRKLNELFYRNEIIENLEMFKTNYELVNGIYVEKTSWGIISGSSVNFTDPDLSTLAAQPEVGVIVQFKRLPSLDTIYQIAAILGAEVYHIDRGINAAIFKLVDKPKLKQFILQNASRFDVASVYVDFVMRVPERPNPPNPPAKPERPERAPDNRTNNTIERPDYRPWVGNPHRPVELPPQAEGVNRTVREVVIERKQAENAVWNDKLIAASDLWKENITGRQVVIAILDTGVDENHPMLNGSVIGAISFVEGESPHDYNGHGTHVAGIAAGRPVQINKDGRLVWVSGVAPNAAILNVKVLDRNGAGSLSTVIKGLDYVAEWHDRHPDVPIVVSMSLGTPFGNPSDPVSQKVNWLVREKRIPVVVAAGNEFLVIDSPGLAENAITVAAVDSQGKVASFSGKGPGTNWKDIKPDIAAPGVKIPSARANSRDLIEMSGTSMATPHVSGVVALILEENPDLKDKPERIKELLEATAKDDPSQPEIWEGAGIVDAYAAVKKLPKRTGFALSSPLDWVKSLFGGG